DNA from Actinomyces sp. oral taxon 897:
CTGGCTGCCCGCCGTGCTGTGGGGCGCGGCGTTCGCCAACCTGGTCTCCGGCATGAGGATCGAGGTCATTGAGACCGCCTCAGGCGCCGCCGTCCCCGCCGCGGAGGTGCCCGCCGGGACCCTGCTGGCGGGCACCGCCCACCAGCTCACCGGCGGCTTCTGGAGCCTCATCACCCCCTTCGCCCTCCTGGGCGGGGCGGTGACCGCCCTGCTGTTCCTCAACCACGGCGCCCTGTACCTGGCCCTCAAGACCGGGGGCGACCTGTCGGTGAGGGCCGGCAGGCTCGCACGCAGGACCTCCCTGGCCTCCACGGCGGTCACGGCCGTGTGGGCCCTGTGGGCGCAGCTGGCCTACTCCCCCAACGTCCTGTCCTGGATCCCGCTGGTCCTGGCTGCCGCGGGCCTGGTGGCCTCCTACCTGGCCTGCCTGCGGGGACGCGACGGCTGGGCCTTCGCCCTGCACTTCGTGGGTATCGGTGCCGCGGTGGCCTTTATCTTCGCGGCCATGGCACCCGACGTCATGCGCTCCTCGATCGACCCGGCCTACTCCCTGACCTACGTGGCGGCCGCCTCGGCGGACACCACCCTGGTCATTATGCTGGTGGCCGCCGTCGCCTTCGTGCCGGTGGTGCTGTTCTACACGGTCTGGGGCTACAAGGTCTTCTCGGCCCGCGTCCACGCCGAGACCATTGACCCCGACGAGGGCCTGCACCCCACCAGGGTGCGCGACTCCGCCCAGCCCGAGGCGCACATCGGCTACTGAGGCGCGACGCGGCCGGGTGCCCGGTGGCCGCCGTCGCCCACGAGCAGGACACCTGTCAGCTGGCGGCCACGGGCGCTCATCCGTCCGTGTGGCCCGCCCCCTGCGGAGGGTGGGCCACACGTGTCGTCGAGGGCCGAGGACCGGCGGCGACCACCTGGGGGGCGCCTCCCCTGAGGCCGGCCACCTGGGGGCGCGCCCTTCGCAAACCAGCCGCAACCTGCGCAGACGTGGTAACCACCTCCTCGCGGAGCCGGTAGCGGACGTGACAGACTGGGGCCTGCCGCCGGTCGGCGCCCGCCCGACCTCGACACCCGGCACCGTAGCCGGGTGGGACGGAGGCGCGGCGACAGCACCCGTGGAAGGCACCCGGGCGAGAGGAGGACTCTGAATGGACCACACGGCTCCGGGGGCGCCCGGCGGCCCCCTGGCGCGACGGCGCCTGCCCCTGTCCGTGGTGGCCAAGCCCACAGGTGCGGCCTGCAACCTGGACTGCCAGTACTGCTTCTTCCTGTCCAAGGAGCTCCTCTACGATGTCCCCCGTCAGCTCATGCGCGAGGAGACCCTGCGCACCTACGTGGCGGAGTACCTCGCGGCCAGCGGCGACGGCGAGGTCACCATGCTCTGGCAGGGCGGGGAGCCGACCCTGCGGGGCCTGCCCTTCTACCGCGAGGTCGTCCGGCTCTGCGAGGTCTACCGGCGCCCCGGGCAGAAGGTGGTCCACGCCCTGCAGACCAACGGGACCCTCATTGACCGACAGTGGGCGGGCTTCCTGGCCGAGAACGACTTCCTGGTGGGGGTCTCCCTCGACGGCCCCCCCGCCCTGCACGACGCCTACCGGGTCAACAAGGGCGGGCGGGGCACCTACGCCCTGGTGCGGCGGGGCTGGGACATCCTCCAGGAGGCCGGGGTGCGCACCAACGTCCTGTGCACGGTCCACCACGCCAACGAGGCCCACCCCCTGGAGGTCTACCGCCACTTCCGCGACGACCTGGGGGCCCGCTACCTCCAGTTCATCCCCATTGTGGAGCGGGTCAACGCCGCGGACCTGGCCCGGGCCGAGCTGGGCTGGGGCCGACGGCGCCCGGCGCCCCGCAGGGCTGGGGGCACAGGGGCCGGCAGTACCGGGGGCACAGGGGCTGGCGGCACCCGCCCCGGGGGCCCGGGCGGCCCCGAGCACAGTCCCGGCGGCCCGGGCGGCCCGGGCGGCCCCGAGCCGCTGGTCCCGCTCATGTACCAGCAGTGCGGGGACGCCGTCACCTCCCGCTCCGTCACCCCCCAGGGGTACGGGGACTTCCTGACCGCGGTGTTCCAGGAGTGGGTGGCCCACGACGTGGGGGACGTGTTCGTGCAGGACGTCGACTCCGCCCTGTCGGCCCTGTTCGGGATCTACCCGACCTGCGTGCACGCCCCCGAGTGCGGGGTGAACCTGGCCCTGGAGTTCAACGGGGACGTCTACGCCTGCGACCACTGGGTCGAGCCGGACTGGCTGCTGGGCAACGTCGCCGACGCCTCCTTCGCCACGCTCGCCGCCACGCCGCGGATGCGTGACTTCTCCGCCAAGAAACGGGTCCAGCTCCCCGCGGGCTGCCTGAGGTGCCCGGTGCTGCCGCTGTGCCACGGGGGCTGCCCCAAGGACCGGTTCGTCCGCACGGCCGACGGCGAGGAGATGAACTACCTGTGCCCGGGCTACCGGGCCTTCTACACCCGGATCCTGCCCGACCTGCGGACCATGGCCCGGCTCATCCAGGTCGGCCGCGCGCCTGCGGAGATCATGACCCTGCGTCAGCGCCCCCGTCCCGACCGGGCGGAGCGGCTGGCCCTGAGCACCCAGGAGCACTGAATGGCCCTTCTCCTCGCACTCGGCATCGGTACCGGGGTCGGCCTCATTGTGGGCGCCCTGGGAGCCGGCGGCGGCATCCTGTCGGTCCCCGTCCTGGTCTACGTCCTGGGGCAGAGCCCGCACCAGGCCGCCTCCGGGTCCCTGGTGATCGTCCTGGTCACCGCGCTGGCGGCCCTGCCCTCCCGGGCCCGGCACGGGCAGGTGCGGTGGCGCGACGGGGCGCTGTTCGGCCTGCTCTCGGCCGCCGGGGCCTGGGGCGGCTCCTGGCTGAGCGCCCAGGTGGACGGGGAGGCCCTCATGGTCATGTTCTGCGCCCTCCTGGTCGTCGTCGCGGCGCTCATGGCCCGCCGGGCCCTGCGGGAGCGCCGCGACGAGGGCCTCCAGAGGAAGGCCCTGGGCGGGCCGGACGCCATAGGCGGCACGGGCACGGACGCCGCGGGTGGGTCAGGCACCGCAGACGGACCCGGCGCCGTAGGTGGGCCGGACGCCACGGATGGGCCGGATGCCGTAGATGAGCTAGGCACCGTGGGCGGGCCAGGCACAGGCACCGTGGGCGGGCCAGACACGGATGCCGCAGACAGGCCCGGCACCGTAGATGGGCCCGGTGGCCGCACCACCCCCGTACCGGACGCCCCCGCCTCTGGCTCACCTGGCCAGGGTCGGGGCGCCGGGCCGGACCAGGGCGCCGGGCCGAGTACCCCGGTGGGTGCGGGCCAGGGCGCGAGGCGGGTCCTCACGGTGGTGCTCACAGCCACCCTGACCGGGCTGCTCACGGGGTTCTTCGGGGTGGGCGGGGGCTTCGCCGTCGTCCCCGTGCTCCTGCTGGTCCTGCACTGCGACGTGCGGGAGACGGCAGGGACGTCCCTGCTGGTCATGATTATCGCCGCCCTGGTCTCCCTGGCCCAGCGGGCCAGCGGGGGCCTGGAGGTAGCGTGGGGCACGGTGGCGCTGTTCACCCTCGGCTCCACCGCCGGCGGGCTCGTGGGAGGCCCTCTGTCCCAGCGCCTGCGGGCCTCCACCCTCAACGCCCTCTTCGCCGCCCTGCTGCTGGCCGTCGCGGTCGGCAGCCTCATAGGTGCCACCTGATTGCCCGCCTGGCCCCGGGATCCGCCGGGGACGTCGGGGCACGTCCACGCCGAAGAAGATCCGGCCGCCTGACCCCGGGCTCTGCCGGGGACGTACCTTAGCCGTCGGGGACGTACCTTAAAGGTACGTCCCCACTGACCAAGGTACGTCCCCAATGACCAAGGTACGTCCCGGAG
Protein-coding regions in this window:
- the cydB gene encoding cytochrome d ubiquinol oxidase subunit II → MTLSTLWLILIAVLWTGYLTLEGFDFGVGMLIRLLARDERERRAMLRTIGPHWDGNEVWLLTAGGATFAAFPEWYGTLFSGAYLVLFLILLALIVRVCALEWRAKINDETWRARWDWALTACSWLPAVLWGAAFANLVSGMRIEVIETASGAAVPAAEVPAGTLLAGTAHQLTGGFWSLITPFALLGGAVTALLFLNHGALYLALKTGGDLSVRAGRLARRTSLASTAVTAVWALWAQLAYSPNVLSWIPLVLAAAGLVASYLACLRGRDGWAFALHFVGIGAAVAFIFAAMAPDVMRSSIDPAYSLTYVAAASADTTLVIMLVAAVAFVPVVLFYTVWGYKVFSARVHAETIDPDEGLHPTRVRDSAQPEAHIGY
- a CDS encoding anaerobic sulfatase maturase — translated: MDHTAPGAPGGPLARRRLPLSVVAKPTGAACNLDCQYCFFLSKELLYDVPRQLMREETLRTYVAEYLAASGDGEVTMLWQGGEPTLRGLPFYREVVRLCEVYRRPGQKVVHALQTNGTLIDRQWAGFLAENDFLVGVSLDGPPALHDAYRVNKGGRGTYALVRRGWDILQEAGVRTNVLCTVHHANEAHPLEVYRHFRDDLGARYLQFIPIVERVNAADLARAELGWGRRRPAPRRAGGTGAGSTGGTGAGGTRPGGPGGPEHSPGGPGGPGGPEPLVPLMYQQCGDAVTSRSVTPQGYGDFLTAVFQEWVAHDVGDVFVQDVDSALSALFGIYPTCVHAPECGVNLALEFNGDVYACDHWVEPDWLLGNVADASFATLAATPRMRDFSAKKRVQLPAGCLRCPVLPLCHGGCPKDRFVRTADGEEMNYLCPGYRAFYTRILPDLRTMARLIQVGRAPAEIMTLRQRPRPDRAERLALSTQEH
- a CDS encoding sulfite exporter TauE/SafE family protein, which gives rise to MALLLALGIGTGVGLIVGALGAGGGILSVPVLVYVLGQSPHQAASGSLVIVLVTALAALPSRARHGQVRWRDGALFGLLSAAGAWGGSWLSAQVDGEALMVMFCALLVVVAALMARRALRERRDEGLQRKALGGPDAIGGTGTDAAGGSGTADGPGAVGGPDATDGPDAVDELGTVGGPGTGTVGGPDTDAADRPGTVDGPGGRTTPVPDAPASGSPGQGRGAGPDQGAGPSTPVGAGQGARRVLTVVLTATLTGLLTGFFGVGGGFAVVPVLLLVLHCDVRETAGTSLLVMIIAALVSLAQRASGGLEVAWGTVALFTLGSTAGGLVGGPLSQRLRASTLNALFAALLLAVAVGSLIGAT